From Solea senegalensis isolate Sse05_10M linkage group LG7, IFAPA_SoseM_1, whole genome shotgun sequence, a single genomic window includes:
- the LOC122772184 gene encoding protein-lysine methyltransferase METTL21E-like isoform X1: MDAQQSKAVEESKREQEAELAQTIMARNFHPSVIGPEAWEGYMFSDLEIRIKESTDLYGAVLWPSAMVLCHFLETNRDKYNLTDKNVIELGAGTGLVTIVSSLLGAKVTSTDLPDVLGNLRYNVVRNTKGRCKYIPVVTELIWGAEVPKRFPRTTHCFDYILAADVVYAHPYLDELMDTFDYLCQENTHIFWAMRFRLDPENNFVDRFQQRFHLEELYDLPSLSIKLYRAWRRDKRTTDHRETAA; this comes from the exons ATGGACGCTCAACAGTCCAAGGCTGTGGAGGAATCTAAGCGTGAACAAGAAG CAGAGTTGGCTCAAACAATAATGGCTCGGAATTTCCACCCGTCTGTCATCGGCCCGGAGGCCTGGGAGGGCTACATGTTTTCTGATCTGGAGATCCGCATCAAAGAGTCCACAGACCTCTACGGAGCCGTACTCTGGCCTTCG GCAATGGTGCTGTGCCATTTCTTGGAGACCAACCGAGATAAATACAACCTgacagacaaaaatgtgattgaaCTGGGTGCTGGGACTGGACTTGTCACCATTGTATCAAGCTTGTTGG GTGCTAAGGTGACCTCCACTGACCTACCAGATGTCTTGGGGAACCTCCGGTACAACGTTGTGCGCAATACCAAGGGTCGATGCAAGTACATCCCAGTG GTCACTGAGCTGATTTGGGGTGCGGAGGTGCCGAAGCGTTTTCCTCGCACCACACATTGTTTCGACTACATCCTGGCAGCCGACGTGGTGTACGCACACCCGTACCTGGACGAGCTGATGGATACCTTTGACTACCTGTgccaggaaaacacacacattttctgggCCATGCGTTTCCGCCTGGACCCAGAGAACAACTTTGTGGATCGCTTCCAGCAGCGTTTCCACCTGGAGGAGCTGTATGACCTTCCCAGCCTCAGTATCAAACTGTACAGAGCCTGGAGGAGGGACAAGAGGACCACAGACCACAGAGAGACTGCTGCCTAA
- the LOC122772184 gene encoding protein-lysine methyltransferase METTL21E-like isoform X2 encodes MDAQQSKAVEESKREQEELAQTIMARNFHPSVIGPEAWEGYMFSDLEIRIKESTDLYGAVLWPSAMVLCHFLETNRDKYNLTDKNVIELGAGTGLVTIVSSLLGAKVTSTDLPDVLGNLRYNVVRNTKGRCKYIPVVTELIWGAEVPKRFPRTTHCFDYILAADVVYAHPYLDELMDTFDYLCQENTHIFWAMRFRLDPENNFVDRFQQRFHLEELYDLPSLSIKLYRAWRRDKRTTDHRETAA; translated from the exons ATGGACGCTCAACAGTCCAAGGCTGTGGAGGAATCTAAGCGTGAACAAGAAG AGTTGGCTCAAACAATAATGGCTCGGAATTTCCACCCGTCTGTCATCGGCCCGGAGGCCTGGGAGGGCTACATGTTTTCTGATCTGGAGATCCGCATCAAAGAGTCCACAGACCTCTACGGAGCCGTACTCTGGCCTTCG GCAATGGTGCTGTGCCATTTCTTGGAGACCAACCGAGATAAATACAACCTgacagacaaaaatgtgattgaaCTGGGTGCTGGGACTGGACTTGTCACCATTGTATCAAGCTTGTTGG GTGCTAAGGTGACCTCCACTGACCTACCAGATGTCTTGGGGAACCTCCGGTACAACGTTGTGCGCAATACCAAGGGTCGATGCAAGTACATCCCAGTG GTCACTGAGCTGATTTGGGGTGCGGAGGTGCCGAAGCGTTTTCCTCGCACCACACATTGTTTCGACTACATCCTGGCAGCCGACGTGGTGTACGCACACCCGTACCTGGACGAGCTGATGGATACCTTTGACTACCTGTgccaggaaaacacacacattttctgggCCATGCGTTTCCGCCTGGACCCAGAGAACAACTTTGTGGATCGCTTCCAGCAGCGTTTCCACCTGGAGGAGCTGTATGACCTTCCCAGCCTCAGTATCAAACTGTACAGAGCCTGGAGGAGGGACAAGAGGACCACAGACCACAGAGAGACTGCTGCCTAA
- the LOC122772529 gene encoding protein-lysine methyltransferase METTL21C-like isoform X2 — protein MNTYTYFVEEINYMRPKTKEEEEEEEEGGDGDEGKYLQVTWPPPLFNKADEEDYRFVGQETIPKETLDGNVTLGDDEEEKDECDGEKEGDGACDSNCSSSTAGAEDVTGQTQTRAPVWYPSVICSLGKDIYNYVGHDIVIYEALDSFGAVMWPAALALCSFLENNREMVNLQGKEVLELGSGTGLVAIVASLLGASVTATDLPEVLSNLRANVMRNTRGRCRQLPQVTTLSWSFEMERTFPASVYRYDYVLAADVVYHHDFLKELLATMKHFCQPGTTVIWANRVRMESDLTFTENFKKTFHTSLLFEDGDMKIFMATYRGTETGER, from the exons ATGAATACTTACACATATTTTGTGGAGGAAATAAATTACATGAGACCcaaaacaaaggaggaggaggaggaggaggaagaaggaggagatggagatgaGGGAAAAT ACCTCCAGGTGACCTGGCCTCCGCCTCTGTTCAACAAAGCAGACGAAGAGGATTATCGTTTTGTGGGACAAGAAACCATCCCGAAAGAAACTTTGGAC GGAAATGTCACTCTGGGAgatgatgaggaagaaaaagacgagtgtgatggagagaaagagggtgACGGGGCCTGTGATTcaaactgcagcagctccacagccGGCGCCGAAGACGTTACAG gacaaacacaaacacgagcTCCAGTGTGGTATCCCAGCGTCATCTGCAGCCTCGGTAAAGACATCTACAACTACGTAGGACATGACATTGTCATTTATGAAGCCCTAGACTCCTTTGGAGCCGTCATGTGGCCAGCG GCGTTGGCTCTGTGCTCCTTCCTGGAGAATAACAGGGAGATGGTGAACCTGCAGGGGAAGGAGGTTCTGGAACTGGGATCAGGAACAGGACTGGTAGCCATCGTGGCCAGTCTCTTAG GAGCCTCAGTCACAGCCACAGATTTACCGGAGGTGTTGAGTAACCTCAGGGCCAACGTCATGAGGAACACCAGGGGGCGGTGCCGACAGCTGCCCCAGGTGACGACTCTTTCCTGGAGCTTCGAAATGGAACGCACCTTCCCCGCGTCCGTCTACCGGTACGACTACGTGCTGGCGGCAGACGTGGTTTATCACCACGACTTCTTAAAGGAGCTCCTGGCTACCATGAAGCATTTCTGTCAGCCGGGGACGACGGTGATCTGGGCCAACAGGGTCAGGATGGAGTCTGACCTGACCTTCACCGAGAACTTCAAAAAGACCTTTCACACAAGTTTACTGTTTGAAGATGGAGACATGAAGATCTTTATGGCAACatacagagggacagagacaggggAGCGATAG
- the LOC122772529 gene encoding protein-lysine methyltransferase METTL21C-like isoform X1: protein MNTYTYFVEEINYMRPKTKEEEEEEEEGGDGDEGKYDSQIKELDLQVTWPPPLFNKADEEDYRFVGQETIPKETLDGNVTLGDDEEEKDECDGEKEGDGACDSNCSSSTAGAEDVTGQTQTRAPVWYPSVICSLGKDIYNYVGHDIVIYEALDSFGAVMWPAALALCSFLENNREMVNLQGKEVLELGSGTGLVAIVASLLGASVTATDLPEVLSNLRANVMRNTRGRCRQLPQVTTLSWSFEMERTFPASVYRYDYVLAADVVYHHDFLKELLATMKHFCQPGTTVIWANRVRMESDLTFTENFKKTFHTSLLFEDGDMKIFMATYRGTETGER, encoded by the exons ATGAATACTTACACATATTTTGTGGAGGAAATAAATTACATGAGACCcaaaacaaaggaggaggaggaggaggaggaagaaggaggagatggagatgaGGGAAAAT ATGATTCACAAATCAAGGAATTAGACCTCCAGGTGACCTGGCCTCCGCCTCTGTTCAACAAAGCAGACGAAGAGGATTATCGTTTTGTGGGACAAGAAACCATCCCGAAAGAAACTTTGGAC GGAAATGTCACTCTGGGAgatgatgaggaagaaaaagacgagtgtgatggagagaaagagggtgACGGGGCCTGTGATTcaaactgcagcagctccacagccGGCGCCGAAGACGTTACAG gacaaacacaaacacgagcTCCAGTGTGGTATCCCAGCGTCATCTGCAGCCTCGGTAAAGACATCTACAACTACGTAGGACATGACATTGTCATTTATGAAGCCCTAGACTCCTTTGGAGCCGTCATGTGGCCAGCG GCGTTGGCTCTGTGCTCCTTCCTGGAGAATAACAGGGAGATGGTGAACCTGCAGGGGAAGGAGGTTCTGGAACTGGGATCAGGAACAGGACTGGTAGCCATCGTGGCCAGTCTCTTAG GAGCCTCAGTCACAGCCACAGATTTACCGGAGGTGTTGAGTAACCTCAGGGCCAACGTCATGAGGAACACCAGGGGGCGGTGCCGACAGCTGCCCCAGGTGACGACTCTTTCCTGGAGCTTCGAAATGGAACGCACCTTCCCCGCGTCCGTCTACCGGTACGACTACGTGCTGGCGGCAGACGTGGTTTATCACCACGACTTCTTAAAGGAGCTCCTGGCTACCATGAAGCATTTCTGTCAGCCGGGGACGACGGTGATCTGGGCCAACAGGGTCAGGATGGAGTCTGACCTGACCTTCACCGAGAACTTCAAAAAGACCTTTCACACAAGTTTACTGTTTGAAGATGGAGACATGAAGATCTTTATGGCAACatacagagggacagagacaggggAGCGATAG
- the minar1 gene encoding major intrinsically disordered Notch2-binding receptor 1 encodes MDPVPEYSQFLVRILEELDTKHNTMSYQDLCKSLCARFDLAHLAKLRSLLFYTACLDPAFPATLFKDKMRCSGEDPQSKKLMVAADIVTMFNLIQMNGGMAKDKLPVVHRAKFHKNKSLDMCRSDGDAFKYQDCDRATAYDHMDHGRDGQHHHHHHHHHHHHRSPQQHPVDQNSSPCPKRPECNNCQPFIPTSDPNFLLGVSKDLKCRAASLDKLHHLPQYPSSSPPSPPCEMQSTYFPMDIDSESTTDHESLQHIGHAEPFSVHSCIQKRNIFKEDFHNFVAFSPQIVTKDSKQGGKAAPAESYHRRELHKPATFFNHSFELPYSNPYFEPPLNSPLQDRRRVKHESLDDLQASTYFGPTTVSECVSSRKYINKAGKQPSWPVKSLSLNAEEGPPDFERSFLNSKPLKDNHHRTMSIISQDNEQHFQSPKEKVGASPSGFAKKQNGVKNKDVALAASGPVGLDKREAAKRFRDKSMNSPSFQGGDISSSIGTQTEQAEQKKAKEHPVKYGDVRERRTFKQSDDDSEIISDDISDIFRFLDDMSVCDSLGVVQSSCYNSNGSLSQVTLKSEGDSSPERNTVKLAKSKLDRLFHSLENTDDELKSSVCKLVMRIGEIEKKLESLSGVRSEISQVLSKLNKLDEKIQEPEGNGRHRETASATPDKPHPHQQPHLDATLSPHTFQCHTTGRNVKVENGLMGEWCCSDGSNGDSLRVKALKKSLLTRRSNRSLNEENSATESKVASITNSPRDWRTVSYSCHPGDEGKDKDRDGKDRHRKAKEVETRFIF; translated from the exons ATGGACCCTGTCCCAGAATACTCTCAGTTCCTGGTCCGCATCCTGGAGGAGCTGGACACCAAGCACAACACCATGTCCTACCAGGACCTGTGTAAGTCACTGTGCGCCCGATTTGACCTGGCGCACCTGGCCAAGCTCCGCAGCCTGCTCTTCTACACGGCGTGTCTGGACCCCGCTTTCCCCGCCACGCTCTTCAAGGACAAGATGCGCTGCTCCGGCGAGGACCCGCAGTCCAAGAAGCTCATGGTGGCGGCGGACATCGTCACCATGTTCAACCTGATCCAGATGAACGGGGGCATGGCCAAGGACAAGCTCCCTGTGGTCCACAGAGCCAAGTTCCACAAAAACAAGTCGTTGGACATGTGCAGGTCCGACGGCGACGCCTTCAAGTATCAGGACTGTGACAGAGCGACGGCGTACGATCACATGGACCACGGCAGAGACGGAcaacaccaccatcaccaccaccaccaccatcatcatcaccgctCCCCCCAGCAGCACCCGGTGGATCAGAACTCCTCCCCCTGCCCCAAACGACCCGAGTGCAACAACTGCCAGCCGTTCATTCCCACGTCAGACCCCAACTTCCTCCTGGGAGTCAGCAAGGACCTGAAATGTAGAGCAGCCTCTCTGGACAAACTCCACCATCTGCCCCAGTATCCCAGCAGCAGTCCTCCCTCTCCGCCCTGTGAAATGCAGAGCACCTACTTTCCCATGGACATCGACAGCGAGTCGACGACGGACCACGAGTCCCTGCAGCACATCGGCCACGCAGAACCCTTTTCTGTCCACTCCTGCATCCAGAAGAGGAACATCTTCAAGGAGGACTTCCACAACTTTGTGGCCTTCTCAccacag ATCGTCACCAAGGACAGCAAACAGGGCGGTAAGGCTGCGCCTGCGGAGAGCTACCACAGGAGGGAGCTGCACAAGCCCGCCACCTTCTTCAACCACAGCTTTGAACTGCCTTACAGTAACCCCTACTTCGAGCCGCCACTCAACTCCCCACTTCAGGACCGACGGAGGGTGAAGCACGAGAGTCTGGACGACTTACAGGCGTCCACGTACTTCGGTCCGACCACCGTCTCTGAGTGCGTGAGCAGCAGGAAGTACATCAACAAAGCGGGGAAGCAGCCGTCGTGGCCGGTGAAGAGCCTCAGTCTCAACGCGGAGGAGGGGCCGCCGGACTTTGAGAGGTCGTTCCTGAACAGCAAACCGCTCAAAGACAACCACCATCGCACCATGAGCATCATCAGCCAGGACAACGAGCAGCATTTTCAGAGCCCAAAGGAGAAGGTGGGAGCTTCTCCTTCTGGGTTTGCCAAGAAACAGAATGGAGTAAAAAACAAGGATGTGGCTCTGGCAGCGAGTGGACCTGTGGGTCTGGACAAGAGAGAAGCAGCCAAACGGTTCAGGGACAAAAGCATGAACAGTCCGTCCTTTCAGGGTGGAGACATTTCCTCCAGCATTGGGACTCAAACAGAGCAGGCCGAGCAGAAGAAAGCGAAGGAGCACCCGGTTAAATACGGCGACGTGCGAGAAAGACGTACCTTCAAACAGTCCGACGACGACTCTGAGATCATCAGCGACGACATCAGCGACATTTTCCGTTTTCTGGACGACATGAGTGTCTGCGACTCTCTGGGCGTCGTCCAGTCGTCCTGCTACAACAGCAACGGGTCCCTGTCTCAGGTAACGCTCAAGTCGGAGGGCGACAGCTCCCCTGAACGCAACACCGTCAAACTAGCCAAGTCCAAGCTGGACCGCCTCTTCCATTCCCTGGAGAACACGGACGACGAGCTCAAGTCCAGCGTGTGCAAGCTGGTGATGCGGATCGGGGAGATCGAGAAGAAGCTGGAGTCTCTGTCGGGCGTCCGCAGTGAGATCTCGCAGGTGCTCTCCAAACTCAACAAGCTGGACGAGAAGATCCAGGAGCCGGAGGGCAACGGACGACACAGGGAGACGGCGTCGGCCACTCCCGACAAGCCGCACCCTCACCAGCAACCACATCTGGACGCCACGCTCTCACCTCACACCTTCCAGTGTCACACCACCGGCCGCAACGTCAAAGTGGAGAACGGGCTCATGGGGGAGTGGTGCTGCTCGGACGGGAGTAACGGCGACAGCCTCAGGGTGAAAGCTCTGAAGAAGAGTCTGCTCACCAGGAGGTCCAACCGATCGCTCAACGAGGAGAACAGCGCCACCGAGTCAAAGGTCGCCAGCATCACCAACTCCCCACGGGACTGGAGGACAGTGTCCTACTCCTGTCACCCTGGAGACGAGGGcaaggacaaggacagagaCGGCAAGGACCGACACCGGAAAGCCAAAGAGGTAGAGACacgttttattttttga